One part of the Drosophila teissieri strain GT53w chromosome 3R, Prin_Dtei_1.1, whole genome shotgun sequence genome encodes these proteins:
- the LOC122620672 gene encoding RNA transcription, translation and transport factor protein has product MLKLKLEALGHPTPSDVALSDRKEFASTVLWVEDQKIRLYTVEDREKLRNIDNSAIWEEGYLKYCADLNMPPLESQQEQLAWILSHAVRLEFLDDPAQYASISSKQGPPQCNGKQGQQRVQSIFDGKINTQEKAFVDAVRLLASKLDVPHHPNHLLQLEAVARVVHHRLSPAAQGRKPVVGKPFPFDKGNDVVSSNDPALDLPMRILRLLQIQSLRELQTHINETIVAVQNITANPKTDTKLGKVGR; this is encoded by the exons ATGCTCAAGCTGAAACTCGAGGCCCTGGGTCATCCCACTCCCAGCGATGTGGCGTTGAGTG ACCGCAAGGAATTCGCCAGCACAGTCCTCTGGGTGGAGGACCAGAAAATCAGGCTGTACACCGTGGAGGATCGCGAAAAGCTGCGCAATATCGACAACTCCGCGATCTGGGAGGAGGGCTACTTGAAGTACTGTGCGGATCTGAACATGCCGCCTCTGGAGtcccagcaggagcagctggccTGGATTCTCAGCCATGCCGTGCGCCTGGAGTTCCTTGATGATCCTGCCCAGTACGCCTCGATTAGCAGCAAACAGGGGCCACCCCAATGCAACGGCAAGCAGGGCCAACAGAGGGTCCAGTCCATTTTCGACGGAAAAATTAATA CTCAGGAAAAGGCGTTTGTCGATGCTGTGCGGCTGCTGGCCAGCAAACTTGATGTGCCGCACCACCCAAATCACCTGTTGCAGCTGGAGGCAGTTGCTCGCGTTGTGCACCATCGACTGTCGCCCGCCGCCCAGGGTCGCAAGCCGGTAGTGGGCAAACCCTTCCCTTTCGACAAGGGAAACGACGTGGTCTCGTCCAACGATCCTGCCCTGGACTTGCCCATGCGCATCCTGCGCCTTCTCCAGATCCAGAGCCTGCGCGAGCTGCAGACACACATCAATGAGACAATTGTGGCGGTGCAAAACATCACGGCCAATCCAAAGACTGATACCAAGCTGGGGAAAGTGGGACGCTAG
- the LOC122620673 gene encoding uncharacterized protein LOC122620673 — protein MIGRLSFWYKDNVSNEVDCLACRLVSGFGLLGIGAFLLAQSKKRRSKPLENYTMKGLAAAVGVLGVARLADANFLKATVEEPTEQETKALKTGTDHQFFSRR, from the exons ATGATCGGCAGACTTTCTTTTTGGTACAAGGACAACGTTTCCAACGAGGTGGACTGCTTGGCCTGCCGTCTGGTTAGTGGCTTTGGACTCCTGGGCATCGGTGCCTTCCTCTTGGCGCAGTCGAAAAAGAGGCGTTCGAAACCCCTGGAGAATTACACTATGAAGGGCTTGGCGGCAG CCGTTGGAGTTCTGGGCGTGGCCCGCCTGGCAGACGCGAATTTCCTGAAGGCAACCGTCGAGGAGCCGACGGAACAGGAAACAAAGGCTTTAAAGACTGGCACTGATCATCAGTTTTTTTCTAGACGTTAA
- the LOC122619053 gene encoding nudC domain-containing protein 3: MEFQRNDAMLMEILQDRKTITGFLDSIFGFLRRNTDFYHTKLDETDKVGFPKGVRDQILYGAMQRYDPDCLLQALTAQGGADDGETAPPAAKEVVLESENVSQDEEMNPISSLPPPKGKEQSKFSPSDYKNGDVFDTHCWSQSLKDVEVQVLLPKDHQAAKKLSILIQAQHIKVSSKPNPETVILEGNLSQRIKHNEAVWTIDQNRLIISCDKAKELWWERLFDDDREIDAKKIECERYIDDLPEETQATIEKLRVQQLAADKQQKENHTSNHEQAKTLDRLKAAWDAEGSPFKGQPFDPSVVRMS, encoded by the exons atggaatttcaGCGAAACGATGCTATGCTAATGGAAATTCTCCAGGATCGGAAAACTATTACCGGATTTCTGGACTCAATTTTTGGCTTTCTGCGACGCAA tACCGACTTTTATCACACAAAACTTGATGAAACGGATAAAGTAGGCTTTCCCAAAGGCGTCAGGGATCAGATTCTATATGGCGCCATGCAGCGCTACGATCCGGATTGCTTGCTCCAAGCCCTGACCGCGCAAGGCGGAGCAGATGATGGGGAAACGGCTCCGCCTGCCGCCAAAGAAGTGGTCCTGGAAAGCGAAAATGTTTCTCAGGACGAGGAAATGAATCCCATAAGTAGCCTTCCGCCACCAAAAGGGAAAGAGCAGTCAAAGTTCTCCCCCAGCGACTACAAAAACGGAGATGTGTTTGACACTCACTGCTGGTCACAATCCCTCAAGGACGTGGAGGTGCAGGTTCTGCTTCCCAAGGATCATCAAGCGGCAAAGAAGCTAAGCATTTTAATTCAGGCCCAGCACATCAAAGTGAGCAGCAAGCCTAACCCAGAGACGGTAATCCTCGAGGGAAACCTGAGCCAGCGTATTAAACACAACGAGGCGGTGTGGACAATTGACCAGAACCGATTAATCATCAGTTGCG ATAAAGCAAAGGAGCTCTGGTGGGAGAGGCTCTTCGACGACGATCGAGAAATCGATGCCAAGAAGATAGAGTGCGAGCGCTATATCGACGATTTGCCGGAGGAAACCCAAGCCACCATAGAAAAGCTTAGGGTCCAGCAGTTGGCAGCAGACAAgcaacaaaaggaaaatcacACCTCAAACCACGAACAAGCTAAAACCTTGGATCGCTTAAAAGCTGCCTGGGATGCCGAAGGTTCGCCGTTTAAAGGACAGCCCTTTGATCCTTCTGTTGTAAGAATGAGTTAG
- the LOC122619056 gene encoding nurim homolog: MASIAKSIVLLASLATFAYSLYVVGSLMMFLSTPRSVSKAHTWIFNLLDNKSRLQTAYGPVVFDTLYLTGFIFQHSFLKSGLVKKLLAKLSLSGAERTIYSLTSSLCLHYLILNWLPAQSIVLWQIDVEQSAPLWWTFVITHGICWMVIFGGSLVMDLPELLGVKQAYYDLKAYGPPINYKSGELRNLYAHVRHPSFVGLSIILFATNVMSMDRLVMAVLLTTYMYVAWSTDQKDVAYQKIQLQRKKLELKAK; the protein is encoded by the exons ATGGCATCGATTGCCAAGTCCATAGTGCTTTTGGCATCCTTGGCCACATTCGCGTACTCCCTGTACGTGGTGGGCAGCCTGATGATGTTCCTCTCGACGCCCCGTTCGGTTTCCAAGGCACACACCTGGATTTTCAACTTACTGGACAACAAGTCGCGATTGCAGACCGCCTATGGACCCGTGGTGTTCGATACGCTCTACCTGACCGGATTTATCTTCCAGCACAGCTTCCTTAAGTCAGGCTTGGTCAAGAAACTGCTGGCCAAATTGAGCTTGTCGGGAGCGGAGCGCACTATTTATAGCCTGACGTCATCGCTTTGTTTACAT TATTTGATCCTCAACTGGCTGCCCGCACAGTCGATTGTTTTATGGCAAATCGACGTGGAGCAGAGTGCTCCTCTTTGGTGGACCTTCGTTATCACCCATGGCATCTGCTGGATGGTCATCTTTGGCGGCAGTTTGGTGATGGATCTGCCTGAGCTGCTGGGCGTCAAGCAAGCCTACTATGATCTAAAGGCCTATGGTCCACCTATCAACTACAAATCCGGGGAATTGCGCAATCTGTACGCCCATGTAAGACATCCTTCGTTTGTGGGTCTGTCGATCATCCTATTTGCCACGAACGTGATGAGCATGGATCGACTAGTCATGGCCGTGCTCCTGACCACCTACATGTACGTGGCCTGGTCTACTGATCAAAAAGATGTGGCCTACCAGAAGATTCAACTGCAGCGCAAGAAACTCGAACTGAAGGCCAAGTGA
- the LOC122619057 gene encoding ribosome-binding protein 1 isoform X1, translating to MDFHILIVIGCVVSASLLSFLFINKIFRRKTFEEVVAEKRALSANLYKAAGGAATKKPKKKELKREKKQRQREQQRDANNEPEPEEAEDYSDGQSEGQGSVADEEPGLSKQHVEFEPDAEVLTEQRRPSSVAEKENQPSAAGKKGKKDKRNGANNKTAGILVNKNETVAVKPPVNSEETPSLNNFETKVPKDVVELKKQEQKERKEDNNNKQQSQKKIAGGNVSKKEKAAAVEAEAPVVTKQIIKQQQQQQNGSPKTQHNQANNKTKQQQQNKKQNQKETLTAKDLAHALDKLADHQNQTIGVNALMNVFSRAELNRSEIQILIDYLLNKQQDMPSSHSEWSDDICQKLKRQLEEKEKLLAEEQEASIGIQAKLRELRQEVNTERAQMHARNQAYIDKLQGKEQELSALNQELSSLNDKLTIERQQLTTLRREKQANSQDLVQLQRLQQDLAHKEKCLAEMTAFVNAETQQKNEVIQQQAQQVQALELQRDELEARQNNSIFELEQRKQLEAENADLKQELCAVTQAQSELQRVHAAELQELRQELSVLEARNVALSQQLTQAANSAVQATAAQSEQAQVQTEALAQKQQELSALRSQVGSLTDAQAQQQKQANALQSQLQEAQQRAEQLQAKEKNLQQELQEQREKNNDVRLKNWKLIEALQNAEALTAKTKTNSAQSVGQQHKELQLQQQKAVAANGGGSANSAKSEQQRIRDLYQRLYPDAVKAQSGNALQASFDQWLEQVLSTHVKQQQDKLRQKLDAEQSEKQSSSSHKSTQSNNSSSSNHNSTHNNISSNNSSSNSQSSSAVEQQELHKQNLQLRECNDKLTQLVTKTSNTLMDLEERAREQDEHWRGIVDQKEQLILTLQQHASNGE from the exons ATGGACTTCCACATACTGATCGTCATCGGTTGTGTGGTCAGCGCCTCGCTGCTCTCGTTCCTGTTCATCAATAAGATCTTCCGGCGCAAGACTTTCGAGGAGGTGGTGGCCGAAAAACGTGCCCTTAGCGCCAATCTCTACAAGGCGGCCGGTGGCGCCGCTACTAAGAAGCCCAAGAAGAAGGAACTTAAGCGCGAAAAGAAGCAACGTCAGCGGGAACAGCAGCGGGATGCGAACAACGAGCCGGAACCAGAGGAAGCCGAAGACTACTCCGATGGTCAGTCAGAGGGTCAGGGCTCGGTGGCTGACGAGGAACCCGGTCTGTCCAAGCAGCATGTTGAGTTTGAACCCGATGCAGAGGTGCTCACTGAGCAGCGACGACCCAGTAGCGTGGCTGAGAAGGAGAACCAACCATCTGCGGCTGGCAAAAAGGGGAAGAAGGATAAGCGTAACGGAGCAAACAACAAGACAGCCGGAATCCTGGtcaacaaaaacgaaactgTGGCTGTTAAGCCTCCAGTTAACTCCGAGGAGACACCATCTTTGAATAACTTCGAGACCAAGGTCCCCAAGGATGTGGTGGAGCTAaagaagcaggagcagaaggaacGCAAAgaggacaacaacaacaaacagcaaagtCAAAAGAAGATTGCCGGAGGCAATGTGTCCAAAAAGGAGAAGGCTGCAGCTGTCGAAGCAGAGGCACCCGTTGTGACCAAGCAGATCAtcaagcaacagcagcagcagcagaatggCTCACCCAAAACGCAGCACAACCAGGCTAACAACAAgaccaagcagcagcagcaaaacaaaaaacagaatcAAAAGGAAACCCTAACGGCTAAGGATTTGGCTCATGCTTTGGATAAACTGGCCGATCACCAGAACCAGACCATTGGCGTTAACGCTCTGATGAACGTATTTTCCCGTGCCGAGCTGAATCGCTCAGAGATTCAGATACTCATCGACTATCTGCTAAACAAGCAACAGGATATGCCTTCTTCGCACTCTGAGTGGTCGGATGACATTTGCCAGAAGCTCAAGCgccagctggaggagaaggaAAAATTGCTGGCCGAGGAACAGGAGGCCTCCATCGGAATTCAGGCTAAGCTGCGCGAGCTGCGCCAAGAGGTTAACACAGAACGCGCTCAGATGCACGCCCGCAACCAGGCCTATATCGATAAGTTGCAAggcaaggagcaggagctatCAGCCCTTAACCAGGAGCTGTCCAGTCTGAATGACAAGTTGACGATTGAGCGGCAGCAGCTTACG ACCCTTCGGAGGGAAAAGCAAGCTAATTCGCAGGATCTGGTTCAGTTGCAACGCTTGCAACAGGATCTCGCCCACAAGGAAAAGTGCCTGGCGGAAATGACCGCATTCGTTAATGCAGAGACCCAGCAGAAGAACGAGGTGATTCAGCAGCAGGCTCAGCAGGTGCAGGCCCTGGAGCTGCAACGCGACGAGCTGGAAGCGCGCCAGAACAACAGCATCTTCGAGCTGGAGCAGCGTAAGCAGCTGGAGGCGGAGAACGCCGACCTGAAGCAGGAGCTGTGCGCTGTAACACAGGCTCAGTCGGAACTGCAGCGCGTCCACGCCGCCGAGTTGCAGGAACTGCGACAGGAGTTGTCCGTCCTGGAGGCCCGCAACGTGGCGCTCAGCCAACAGCTCACCCAAGCCGCCAACAGCGCGGTTCAGGCCACCGCTGCCCAGTCGGAGCAGGCCCAGGTTCAAACCGAAGCTTTGGcccagaagcagcaggagctgagCGCTCTTCGCTCGCAGGTTGGCTCGCTGACGGATGCCCAggcccagcagcagaagcaagCCAACGCTCTGCAGTCGCAGCTCCAGGAGGCGCAGCAGCGTGCCGAGCAGCTGCAAGCCAAGGAGAAAAATCTGCAACAGGAGCTCCAGGAGCAGCGAGAGAAAAATAAT GACGTGCGTTTGAAAAATTGGAAGTTGATTGAAGCGTTGCAAAATGCCGAAGCATTAACAGCGAAGACGAAAACAAATTCAGCGCAGTCCGTAGGC caacaacacaaagagctgcagctgcagcaacagaagGCAGTGGCCGCCAATGGAGGCGGCAGTGCCAATTCAGCCAAGAGCGAGCAACAGAGGATCCGGGATCTCTACCAGCGCCTTTATCCCGACGCAGTAAAAGCGCAGTCGGGAAATGCCCTGCAAGCATCCTTTGACCAATGGCTGGAACAGGTCCTGTCCACCCATgtcaagcagcagcaggataaGCTGCGGCAGAAGCTCGATGCGGAGCAGTCCGAGAAGCAGAGCAGCAGTAGTCATAAGTCCACACAATCAAACAACAGTAGCAGTAGCAACCACAATAGCACCCACAACAATATTAGTAGCAATAATAGTAGTTCGAATAGCCAATCCTCCTCCGCCGTTGAGCAACAGGAGCTGCACAAACAGAACCTGCAGCTGCGGGAGTGCAACGACAAGCTCACCCAGCTGGTCACCAAGACT AGCAACACATTGATGGACTTGGAAGAGCGTGCTCGTGAGCAGGACGAGCACTGGCGTGGTATCGTAGACCAGAAGGAGCAGCTGATCCTTACTCTGCAGCAGCATGCCTCTAACGGAGAATAG
- the LOC122619057 gene encoding putative uncharacterized protein DDB_G0271606 isoform X2: MDFHILIVIGCVVSASLLSFLFINKIFRRKTFEEVVAEKRALSANLYKAAGGAATKKPKKKELKREKKQRQREQQRDANNEPEPEEAEDYSDGQSEGQGSVADEEPGLSKQHVEFEPDAEVLTEQRRPSSVAEKENQPSAAGKKGKKDKRNGANNKTAGILVNKNETVAVKPPVNSEETPSLNNFETKVPKDVVELKKQEQKERKEDNNNKQQSQKKIAGGNVSKKEKAAAVEAEAPVVTKQIIKQQQQQQNGSPKTQHNQANNKTKQQQQNKKQNQKETLTAKDLAHALDKLADHQNQTIGVNALMNVFSRAELNRSEIQILIDYLLNKQQDMPSSHSEWSDDICQKLKRQLEEKEKLLAEEQEASIGIQAKLRELRQEVNTERAQMHARNQAYIDKLQGKEQELSALNQELSSLNDKLTIERQQLTTLRREKQANSQDLVQLQRLQQDLAHKEKCLAEMTAFVNAETQQKNEVIQQQAQQVQALELQRDELEARQNNSIFELEQRKQLEAENADLKQELCAVTQAQSELQRVHAAELQELRQELSVLEARNVALSQQLTQAANSAVQATAAQSEQAQVQTEALAQKQQELSALRSQVGSLTDAQAQQQKQANALQSQLQEAQQRAEQLQAKEKNLQQELQEQREKNNQQHKELQLQQQKAVAANGGGSANSAKSEQQRIRDLYQRLYPDAVKAQSGNALQASFDQWLEQVLSTHVKQQQDKLRQKLDAEQSEKQSSSSHKSTQSNNSSSSNHNSTHNNISSNNSSSNSQSSSAVEQQELHKQNLQLRECNDKLTQLVTKTSNTLMDLEERAREQDEHWRGIVDQKEQLILTLQQHASNGE; this comes from the exons ATGGACTTCCACATACTGATCGTCATCGGTTGTGTGGTCAGCGCCTCGCTGCTCTCGTTCCTGTTCATCAATAAGATCTTCCGGCGCAAGACTTTCGAGGAGGTGGTGGCCGAAAAACGTGCCCTTAGCGCCAATCTCTACAAGGCGGCCGGTGGCGCCGCTACTAAGAAGCCCAAGAAGAAGGAACTTAAGCGCGAAAAGAAGCAACGTCAGCGGGAACAGCAGCGGGATGCGAACAACGAGCCGGAACCAGAGGAAGCCGAAGACTACTCCGATGGTCAGTCAGAGGGTCAGGGCTCGGTGGCTGACGAGGAACCCGGTCTGTCCAAGCAGCATGTTGAGTTTGAACCCGATGCAGAGGTGCTCACTGAGCAGCGACGACCCAGTAGCGTGGCTGAGAAGGAGAACCAACCATCTGCGGCTGGCAAAAAGGGGAAGAAGGATAAGCGTAACGGAGCAAACAACAAGACAGCCGGAATCCTGGtcaacaaaaacgaaactgTGGCTGTTAAGCCTCCAGTTAACTCCGAGGAGACACCATCTTTGAATAACTTCGAGACCAAGGTCCCCAAGGATGTGGTGGAGCTAaagaagcaggagcagaaggaacGCAAAgaggacaacaacaacaaacagcaaagtCAAAAGAAGATTGCCGGAGGCAATGTGTCCAAAAAGGAGAAGGCTGCAGCTGTCGAAGCAGAGGCACCCGTTGTGACCAAGCAGATCAtcaagcaacagcagcagcagcagaatggCTCACCCAAAACGCAGCACAACCAGGCTAACAACAAgaccaagcagcagcagcaaaacaaaaaacagaatcAAAAGGAAACCCTAACGGCTAAGGATTTGGCTCATGCTTTGGATAAACTGGCCGATCACCAGAACCAGACCATTGGCGTTAACGCTCTGATGAACGTATTTTCCCGTGCCGAGCTGAATCGCTCAGAGATTCAGATACTCATCGACTATCTGCTAAACAAGCAACAGGATATGCCTTCTTCGCACTCTGAGTGGTCGGATGACATTTGCCAGAAGCTCAAGCgccagctggaggagaaggaAAAATTGCTGGCCGAGGAACAGGAGGCCTCCATCGGAATTCAGGCTAAGCTGCGCGAGCTGCGCCAAGAGGTTAACACAGAACGCGCTCAGATGCACGCCCGCAACCAGGCCTATATCGATAAGTTGCAAggcaaggagcaggagctatCAGCCCTTAACCAGGAGCTGTCCAGTCTGAATGACAAGTTGACGATTGAGCGGCAGCAGCTTACG ACCCTTCGGAGGGAAAAGCAAGCTAATTCGCAGGATCTGGTTCAGTTGCAACGCTTGCAACAGGATCTCGCCCACAAGGAAAAGTGCCTGGCGGAAATGACCGCATTCGTTAATGCAGAGACCCAGCAGAAGAACGAGGTGATTCAGCAGCAGGCTCAGCAGGTGCAGGCCCTGGAGCTGCAACGCGACGAGCTGGAAGCGCGCCAGAACAACAGCATCTTCGAGCTGGAGCAGCGTAAGCAGCTGGAGGCGGAGAACGCCGACCTGAAGCAGGAGCTGTGCGCTGTAACACAGGCTCAGTCGGAACTGCAGCGCGTCCACGCCGCCGAGTTGCAGGAACTGCGACAGGAGTTGTCCGTCCTGGAGGCCCGCAACGTGGCGCTCAGCCAACAGCTCACCCAAGCCGCCAACAGCGCGGTTCAGGCCACCGCTGCCCAGTCGGAGCAGGCCCAGGTTCAAACCGAAGCTTTGGcccagaagcagcaggagctgagCGCTCTTCGCTCGCAGGTTGGCTCGCTGACGGATGCCCAggcccagcagcagaagcaagCCAACGCTCTGCAGTCGCAGCTCCAGGAGGCGCAGCAGCGTGCCGAGCAGCTGCAAGCCAAGGAGAAAAATCTGCAACAGGAGCTCCAGGAGCAGCGAGAGAAAAATAAT caacaacacaaagagctgcagctgcagcaacagaagGCAGTGGCCGCCAATGGAGGCGGCAGTGCCAATTCAGCCAAGAGCGAGCAACAGAGGATCCGGGATCTCTACCAGCGCCTTTATCCCGACGCAGTAAAAGCGCAGTCGGGAAATGCCCTGCAAGCATCCTTTGACCAATGGCTGGAACAGGTCCTGTCCACCCATgtcaagcagcagcaggataaGCTGCGGCAGAAGCTCGATGCGGAGCAGTCCGAGAAGCAGAGCAGCAGTAGTCATAAGTCCACACAATCAAACAACAGTAGCAGTAGCAACCACAATAGCACCCACAACAATATTAGTAGCAATAATAGTAGTTCGAATAGCCAATCCTCCTCCGCCGTTGAGCAACAGGAGCTGCACAAACAGAACCTGCAGCTGCGGGAGTGCAACGACAAGCTCACCCAGCTGGTCACCAAGACT AGCAACACATTGATGGACTTGGAAGAGCGTGCTCGTGAGCAGGACGAGCACTGGCGTGGTATCGTAGACCAGAAGGAGCAGCTGATCCTTACTCTGCAGCAGCATGCCTCTAACGGAGAATAG